One stretch of Tepiditoga spiralis DNA includes these proteins:
- the pstA gene encoding phosphate ABC transporter permease PstA: MKKDLIISIIFRVISYFVFSVILSLFTVIIFSGIKNFSLDFFFQFPKDMMTAGGIFPAILGSFLLLILTLIISIPIGILTGIFLSEYGNNILGSFLDISITSLSGVPSIVFGLFGLSFFSIGLNLKTSIISGSLTLAVMTLPIIASTVKEAISSVPNFLRESSMALGAKKTETIFKVIVPAAKTRITTSVLIGSGKIIGETAPILLTGAVFYSTRLPHSLKEPVMTLTTHIYNISMAYGENAQWMAKSTASFLMLFILLIYGIAFNLRRKMNGKHNNF, from the coding sequence ATGAAAAAAGACCTTATAATTTCAATAATATTTAGAGTAATAAGTTACTTTGTGTTTTCTGTAATACTCTCTTTATTTACAGTAATTATTTTCAGTGGAATTAAAAATTTTTCACTCGATTTTTTCTTTCAATTTCCAAAAGATATGATGACAGCTGGAGGAATTTTCCCTGCTATTTTAGGAAGTTTTTTGCTTTTAATACTAACTTTGATAATATCCATTCCAATAGGTATATTAACAGGGATTTTTTTATCTGAATACGGAAACAATATACTCGGAAGTTTTTTAGATATTTCAATTACTTCATTATCTGGTGTTCCATCTATTGTCTTTGGACTTTTTGGATTATCATTTTTTTCAATTGGATTGAATTTAAAAACTTCTATAATTTCAGGAAGTTTAACACTTGCCGTTATGACACTTCCTATAATAGCTTCAACAGTAAAGGAAGCTATATCTTCCGTTCCTAATTTTTTAAGAGAGTCTTCAATGGCGCTTGGCGCAAAGAAAACAGAAACTATTTTTAAGGTAATTGTTCCTGCTGCTAAAACAAGAATAACAACTTCTGTATTAATTGGTTCTGGAAAAATAATAGGTGAAACAGCACCAATTTTATTAACAGGAGCTGTGTTTTATTCAACTCGATTACCTCATTCTTTAAAAGAACCAGTAATGACTTTAACAACTCATATATATAATATTTCAATGGCATATGGTGAAAATGCTCAATGGATGGCAAAATCAACTGCTTCATTTTTAATGCTTTTTATTCTTTTAATATATGGAATTGCATTTAACTTAAGGAGGAAAATGAATGGAAAACATAATAACTTTTAA
- the pstB gene encoding phosphate ABC transporter ATP-binding protein PstB produces the protein MENIITFKNFNSFYGNKQVLKDININFKRNKISAIIGPSGCGKSTLLRSINRMNDEVSSYKTTGELIYENKSIYDKNLDLTIFRKKVGMVFQKPVPFPMSIYENVSFGLKIHGIKDKRKIDKIVEKSLKGAALWNEVKDELNKSAYSLSGGQQQRLCIARAIAIDPEVILLDEPTSALDPIATQKIERLIEELSERYTIIIVTHNLAQAIRISNYMYFMYQGELIESGLTSNIIKAPKIKLTEDYLNGRIG, from the coding sequence ATGGAAAACATAATAACTTTTAAAAATTTTAATAGTTTTTATGGAAATAAACAAGTTTTAAAAGATATAAATATAAACTTTAAAAGAAATAAAATAAGTGCAATAATTGGTCCATCTGGATGTGGAAAATCTACTCTTTTAAGAAGCATTAATAGAATGAATGATGAAGTTTCTTCTTATAAAACAACCGGAGAATTAATTTATGAAAATAAAAGCATATATGATAAAAATTTAGATTTAACGATATTTAGAAAAAAAGTTGGAATGGTCTTTCAAAAACCAGTTCCTTTTCCAATGTCAATATATGAAAATGTTTCTTTTGGATTAAAAATTCATGGAATAAAAGATAAAAGAAAAATTGATAAAATTGTTGAAAAATCTTTAAAAGGAGCTGCACTTTGGAATGAAGTTAAAGATGAATTGAATAAATCTGCTTATTCTTTATCTGGTGGACAACAACAAAGGCTTTGTATAGCAAGAGCAATTGCCATTGATCCAGAAGTAATACTCTTAGATGAACCTACTTCGGCTTTAGATCCAATTGCCACTCAAAAAATAGAAAGATTAATAGAAGAGCTTTCCGAAAGATATACTATAATAATAGTAACTCATAATTTAGCTCAAGCAATAAGAATTTCTAATTATATGTATTTTATGTATCAAGGAGAGTTAATTGAATCTGGTTTAACTTCAAATATAATAAAAGCTCCTAAAATAAAATTGACAGAAGATTATTTAAACGGTAGAATAGGATAG
- the phoU gene encoding phosphate signaling complex protein PhoU — MTELHHFENELLMLKADISKMLSLVLESYEMSIESLETYNIKLAKRVLLLDDNIDDLNRNIEESVYQIIARYNPLAKNLRYAMTMAKFSSNLERIGDLSCNIAQKTIKFSNENIKCELTEEIRKIIGISLQMIKDTFKAFGEKNIELAIKTWKTDNKIDDLEKLIYNDVFKKIKSKELNEELIVPFILITRDIERIADHCTNLCEEIVYIETSKELTTFL, encoded by the coding sequence ATGACAGAGTTACATCATTTTGAAAATGAATTATTAATGCTAAAAGCAGATATATCAAAAATGTTATCTTTAGTACTTGAATCATATGAAATGTCTATTGAATCCTTAGAAACTTATAATATAAAATTAGCTAAAAGAGTACTTTTATTAGATGATAACATAGATGATTTAAACAGAAATATTGAAGAATCAGTATATCAAATAATTGCAAGATACAATCCTCTTGCAAAAAATTTAAGATACGCAATGACTATGGCAAAATTTTCAAGTAATTTAGAAAGAATAGGTGATTTATCCTGTAATATTGCTCAAAAAACTATAAAATTTTCAAATGAAAACATAAAATGTGAACTAACTGAAGAAATTAGAAAAATAATAGGAATTTCTTTACAAATGATAAAAGATACATTTAAAGCTTTTGGAGAAAAAAATATTGAACTTGCAATAAAAACATGGAAAACAGATAATAAAATAGATGATTTGGAAAAACTAATTTATAATGATGTTTTTAAAAAAATAAAGTCAAAAGAATTAAATGAAGAATTAATTGTTCCATTTATATTAATAACTAGAGATATTGAAAGAATCGCTGATCATTGCACAAATTTGTGTGAAGAAATTGTTTATATAGAAACAAGTAAAGAACTTACAACATTTCTATAA